The region CGGTTGAGCGTCGGCTCGTCGGGTGAAAACCTGCTGATCCATCGTTCAGTAATCCGCGCGCCCGGCGTTGCGGTGGGGTGGGTGACACGAAACTCGGCGGAAAACCCCGACTGATCCGGCGCCACCCGTAACGCCACGCCAAAGGCAATGCCCATCGCCGCCGGCACCCGCGTTGTCACCACCGTTGCTTGCGCGTCGGCGTCGGTAACCTGGATATAGCCCAGCACGGTTCCGGGGGCCGCCACCTTGCTCGACGGGCCTTCCCTACCGCAATACACACCATAACTTTCGAGGATCAGCTCAGACGCCTCGCGTCCTTCCTGCGCCAGAGCGGAAAGCGCGCCAGCGCCGCACAACATTACTGCAAGACACAAACGTGCGAACATGGCCAATCTCCCGACACCAGCTTACCGCGCGCCGCGCCTATTTCAAACCGCCGTTTGCGTCCCCAGTATCGCAGGCCAAAGCGCGCTGTTGCGTCGTGCGAATGCCGCCAGATGTCCGACCTTGCTCAGCCCGAATTGCGCTGGGTCAAGCACCTCATGGGTCTGCGCCGATTGCGGGTAAAGCGCGCCCAGGCGTGCAACGACGGTGGGCGGGATCATCACGTCATCGCTCGGCGCCACACTGCGCAGCGGCGCGCTCAGAGCGCTCGCATCATAGGGTGGCAGGCTTTTGTCGACCCGATGAAACCCACGCGTCGTGCACCAGCGTTTCCACTGGGTAAACACCGGCCCCGGCACATCCGCCCCCAGCCCAGAAAGCTTGCCGGGCAGATACCCCATACTCGCCAAAAGCACCGGCCCCAGCACAAACCAGAAAAACCGTGCCGATGCCTGATACGGCCAGGGATGATCCGACACATGAATCGGCCCCGAACTCACCGCGATCACACGTGCAATCCCCTCCAACCCGGTTTGATAGCCCAGCATGAAACCGCCCAGCGAATGCCCGACCACCCAGAGCGGCACACCCTCAAACTCCGCCTGCGCAACCAGCCAATCGCGCGCCGCTTGTTGATCGTGAATGCCCCAATCGGCCATGCTGAGACGCACCTTGCCCACCGGCCCGTCCGCTGACGCACCAAAGCCGCGATAATCATAGGTGAGACAGCTCACACCCTGCTCTGAGGCCAGCCACGCGGCGAAATGTCGGTAATAGGCTTGTGGCACCCCCGTGGCCGGGTTCAAGACCGCAACGGCGCGCGGGGCAGGGGCGCGAAATAATCGCCCGGCAATCCTGCCGCCTTGTGTTTCGATGGTGATTTGCTCGCTCATGGTGCCAGCAAAACGCGCCGATGACGCGCAGGTAAACCCTGACGTCGCGGCATATGGCGCGCTGCGTGCGCGCGCCGTAAGTGGCCTTATCCAGTCGACCAGGCGCGCGGCTGTTTCATCCCGGCGATCTTGCAGACCTGTTTGACATAGCCTTGGGGAAACAACTCATAGA is a window of Rhodobacteraceae bacterium LMO-JJ12 DNA encoding:
- a CDS encoding alpha/beta fold hydrolase: MSEQITIETQGGRIAGRLFRAPAPRAVAVLNPATGVPQAYYRHFAAWLASEQGVSCLTYDYRGFGASADGPVGKVRLSMADWGIHDQQAARDWLVAQAEFEGVPLWVVGHSLGGFMLGYQTGLEGIARVIAVSSGPIHVSDHPWPYQASARFFWFVLGPVLLASMGYLPGKLSGLGADVPGPVFTQWKRWCTTRGFHRVDKSLPPYDASALSAPLRSVAPSDDVMIPPTVVARLGALYPQSAQTHEVLDPAQFGLSKVGHLAAFARRNSALWPAILGTQTAV
- a CDS encoding DUF3859 domain-containing protein; protein product: MFARLCLAVMLCGAGALSALAQEGREASELILESYGVYCGREGPSSKVAAPGTVLGYIQVTDADAQATVVTTRVPAAMGIAFGVALRVAPDQSGFSAEFRVTHPTATPGARITERWISRFSPDEPTLNRFRFEFAEELNIGLWVMEVYHEEALLFRQAFEVVPQDAAADILAQCAGFAPVS